The following proteins are co-located in the Marinomonas profundi genome:
- a CDS encoding IS5 family transposase — protein sequence MNQLSFADTEFTSKRRKTRKELFLGRMNELIPWLQLEAQIEPFYPKAGNGRRPYPLATMLRIHFMQNWYNMSDPAMEDALYEITSMRLFAGLSLEGAIPDHTTIMNFRHLLEKHKLGRKLFKEVNKWLSDSGTYFKEGTIVDATIIEAASSTKNKSNARDPEMHQTQKGKQWFFGMKAHIGVDAKRGLVHSFTTTPANDHDLNQLTELLHGNESFVSADSGYRGVEKRTETKDKNVDWLVAEMPSKIRAWKKHPRLNKQLIRTEYLKASIRAKVEHPFRILKCQFGFRKVVYKGLSKNDNKLAVLFALGNLLRVDQMIRSARG from the coding sequence ATGAATCAGCTTTCCTTCGCCGATACCGAATTTACCAGCAAACGCCGCAAGACTCGCAAAGAGCTCTTCCTTGGTCGGATGAATGAGCTGATTCCATGGCTACAGCTCGAAGCTCAGATTGAGCCGTTTTACCCAAAAGCTGGCAATGGTCGGCGTCCATACCCTCTCGCTACCATGCTGCGCATTCACTTTATGCAGAACTGGTACAACATGAGTGATCCAGCGATGGAAGATGCCCTTTACGAGATCACCTCTATGCGGCTGTTTGCTGGCCTATCATTAGAAGGTGCGATCCCAGACCACACGACCATCATGAATTTCCGTCACCTGCTTGAGAAGCATAAGCTGGGTCGTAAACTCTTCAAAGAAGTAAACAAATGGCTGTCTGATTCTGGCACCTACTTTAAAGAAGGGACAATCGTTGATGCGACGATTATTGAGGCAGCAAGTTCCACCAAAAATAAATCTAATGCACGCGATCCCGAAATGCACCAAACGCAAAAGGGAAAACAATGGTTCTTTGGCATGAAAGCTCACATCGGTGTTGATGCAAAGCGTGGGTTAGTTCACAGCTTCACCACGACGCCTGCCAATGATCACGATTTAAACCAGTTGACGGAACTTCTTCATGGCAATGAGTCATTTGTATCGGCGGACTCTGGCTACCGTGGCGTAGAAAAGCGCACAGAAACAAAAGATAAGAATGTCGATTGGTTAGTAGCTGAGATGCCCAGCAAGATACGTGCTTGGAAAAAGCACCCCCGCCTCAACAAGCAGCTGATCCGAACGGAATACTTAAAGGCGAGTATCCGAGCGAAAGTCGAGCACCCGTTTAGAATACTGAAATGCCAGTTTGGGTTCCGCAAAGTCGTCTACAAAGGCCTGTCTAAAAATGACAACAAACTCGCCGTGCTGTTTGCACTTGGAAATTTGTTACGAGTAGATCAGATGATACGTTCTGCACGGGGTTAA